In the Pseudothauera hydrothermalis genome, one interval contains:
- a CDS encoding ABC transporter substrate-binding protein, with amino-acid sequence MSGIIRSFSVVASLLAFCLPFELAAQGREIVVGQVAPFSGPQAVTGRAIHAGVKLYVDHVNAQGGVRGMKIRLVTRDDAQQAAQTVALARELIAGESPVALIGTVGTTNLEALIADGVLQKSGVPLVGAVSGASSVIAGKNVFVIKASYHEEINRLFANLAGLGIKRVGLVYQDDALGQDVIAGADAVARSHGIELAARAGYPRNTVEVGEAVSAMVQAGPQVVLLGATTAAAIEFVRQYREGGGLAMLYGMSIIDTRQLLAKLGPDGARGFAFSVVLPLETQRTIALNLEYLRLRDQSKDADLSARSIEGFIAAKALVHALQSAAADGVPTPAAVVKNLQAMRKVDLGGFVLDFGQPGRSGSSYVDFAMLGDGGRVVQ; translated from the coding sequence ATGTCAGGAATAATCCGTAGCTTCAGCGTCGTTGCCAGTTTGCTCGCTTTCTGCCTTCCGTTCGAGCTAGCCGCTCAGGGGCGGGAGATTGTTGTCGGTCAGGTGGCGCCGTTTTCCGGCCCGCAGGCGGTCACCGGACGGGCGATCCATGCCGGGGTGAAGCTCTACGTCGATCATGTCAACGCGCAAGGCGGTGTGCGTGGCATGAAGATCCGCCTGGTCACCCGCGACGATGCACAGCAGGCGGCGCAGACCGTGGCGCTGGCGCGCGAGCTGATCGCCGGGGAATCGCCGGTGGCGCTGATTGGCACCGTGGGCACTACCAACCTGGAGGCGTTGATCGCCGACGGCGTGTTGCAAAAGAGCGGCGTGCCACTGGTCGGCGCGGTGTCCGGCGCTTCCAGCGTTATCGCCGGCAAAAACGTGTTCGTCATCAAGGCGAGCTATCACGAGGAGATAAACCGCCTGTTCGCCAATCTGGCGGGCCTGGGTATCAAGCGCGTTGGGTTGGTGTACCAGGACGATGCGCTCGGCCAGGACGTGATCGCCGGCGCCGATGCGGTCGCGCGCAGCCATGGCATAGAATTAGCCGCCCGCGCAGGCTATCCGCGCAACACCGTGGAGGTTGGGGAGGCGGTCAGCGCGATGGTACAGGCGGGGCCGCAGGTGGTCTTACTCGGCGCCACCACGGCGGCGGCGATCGAATTCGTGCGCCAGTACCGTGAGGGTGGCGGACTGGCAATGCTATACGGCATGTCCATCATCGATACCCGTCAGCTGCTTGCCAAACTCGGGCCGGATGGTGCACGCGGCTTCGCCTTCTCGGTGGTGTTGCCGCTGGAGACTCAGCGCACCATCGCGCTCAATCTCGAATACCTGCGCCTGCGCGACCAGAGCAAGGACGCGGATCTTTCGGCGCGATCCATCGAAGGCTTCATCGCCGCCAAGGCGCTGGTCCATGCGCTGCAGAGCGCCGCAGCGGATGGCGTTCCGACCCCTGCGGCGGTTGTGAAGAACCTGCAGGCCATGCGCAAGGTGGATCTCGGCGGCTTTGTACTCGATTTTGGTCAGCCGGGCCGGTCGGGTTCCAGTTACGTCGACTTTGCCATGCTCGGCGACGGCGGGCGGGTGGTGCAATAA
- a CDS encoding YeeE/YedE family protein — MEQPVVASSTIAWLAFALGVVFGAVGNKTHFCTLGAVSDVVNMGDWRRMRMWMLAIAVAIIGTCALQLAGLVDVSKSIYTGSRLRWLSHVLGGLAFGVGMTLASGCGSKTLIRLGGGNLKSLVVFVFLGLAASMTLRGVFGVWRVQWLDSMAVELDSAQHLPALLAAGGMAPERALLLATTVVGGLLLAAALAHREAWRADILLGGTVVGLLVVGGWYVTGHIGYVAEHPETLEEAFIGTNSGRAESFSFVAPLAYTLELLMLWSDASRIVTFGIAGALGVVVGSALLALTTRSFRIESFRDAGDLIRHLLGAVLMGFGGVTALGCTIGQGVSGISALSLGSMLTTLSIIAGAALTMKVQYWLLLRNA, encoded by the coding sequence ATGGAACAACCCGTCGTGGCCTCCTCCACCATTGCTTGGCTGGCCTTCGCCCTCGGCGTAGTCTTTGGCGCAGTCGGCAACAAAACCCATTTCTGCACCCTGGGCGCGGTCTCCGACGTAGTAAACATGGGCGATTGGCGCCGCATGCGGATGTGGATGCTGGCCATTGCGGTGGCCATTATCGGCACCTGTGCGTTGCAATTGGCCGGCTTGGTCGATGTGTCCAAATCGATCTACACCGGCAGCCGGCTGCGCTGGCTGTCCCATGTGCTCGGCGGCCTGGCTTTTGGCGTCGGCATGACCCTGGCCTCGGGTTGCGGCAGCAAAACCTTGATCCGCCTCGGCGGCGGCAACCTCAAATCGCTGGTGGTGTTCGTCTTCCTCGGGCTGGCGGCCTCTATGACGCTGCGCGGCGTGTTTGGCGTGTGGCGGGTGCAATGGCTCGATAGCATGGCGGTCGAACTTGACTCGGCTCAACACCTGCCGGCCCTGCTCGCTGCCGGCGGCATGGCACCGGAACGCGCCCTGTTGCTGGCCACCACGGTGGTCGGCGGCCTGCTGCTCGCCGCCGCACTGGCCCACCGCGAAGCATGGCGCGCCGATATCCTGCTAGGCGGCACGGTCGTGGGACTGTTGGTGGTCGGGGGCTGGTATGTCACCGGCCATATCGGCTATGTGGCCGAACATCCGGAAACCCTGGAGGAAGCCTTCATCGGCACCAACAGCGGCCGGGCCGAGTCTTTTTCCTTTGTTGCCCCGCTGGCCTACACACTGGAACTTCTAATGCTGTGGAGCGACGCCAGCCGCATCGTCACCTTCGGCATCGCCGGCGCGCTTGGCGTGGTAGTCGGCTCGGCACTCTTGGCGCTCACGACCCGCAGCTTCCGGATCGAGAGCTTCCGTGACGCCGGCGATCTGATCCGCCACTTGTTGGGCGCGGTGCTGATGGGCTTTGGCGGCGTCACCGCCTTGGGCTGCACCATTGGCCAGGGTGTGAGCGGTATATCCGCGCTATCGCTGGGCTCGATGCTCACCACCTTGTCGATTATCGCCGGCGCAGCGCTGACGATGAAGGTGCAGTATTGGCTGTTGCTGCGAAATGCTTGA
- the queC gene encoding 7-cyano-7-deazaguanine synthase QueC, whose amino-acid sequence MEQTPRAVVLLSGGLDSATCLAIARDMGFECYALSVAYGQRHAAELTASKRVADALGAREHRLARVNLGQFGGSALTDPAIQVPEDGGGNGIPVTYVPARNTVMLSIALAWAEVLDARDIFVGVNAVDYSGYPDCRPEFIRAFEAMANLATKAGIEGARLRIHAPLIELSKAEIIQLGTRLGVDYGITVTCYQADEQGRACGRCEACRLRRAGFQAAGIEDPTPYQGRDG is encoded by the coding sequence ATGGAACAAACCCCTCGCGCCGTCGTCCTGCTCTCCGGCGGCCTCGATTCGGCCACCTGCCTTGCCATCGCCCGCGACATGGGCTTTGAATGCTATGCCCTATCGGTGGCCTATGGTCAGCGCCACGCGGCCGAATTGACCGCCTCCAAGCGGGTGGCTGACGCCTTGGGCGCCCGCGAGCACCGTCTGGCCCGGGTCAACCTGGGCCAGTTCGGCGGCTCGGCACTGACCGACCCGGCCATTCAGGTCCCCGAAGACGGTGGCGGCAACGGCATCCCGGTCACCTATGTGCCGGCGCGCAATACCGTCATGCTGTCCATTGCCCTGGCCTGGGCCGAAGTGCTCGACGCGCGCGACATCTTCGTCGGGGTCAATGCAGTCGACTATTCCGGCTATCCCGACTGCAGACCCGAATTCATCCGCGCCTTCGAGGCTATGGCCAACCTCGCCACCAAAGCCGGCATCGAAGGCGCCCGGCTGCGGATTCATGCCCCTTTGATCGAACTGTCCAAGGCCGAGATCATCCAGCTCGGCACCCGTCTGGGCGTCGATTACGGCATCACCGTGACCTGCTACCAGGCCGACGAACAAGGCCGCGCCTGCGGACGCTGTGAAGCCTGCCGCCTGCGTCGTGCAGGCTTTCAGGCCGCAGGCATCGAAGATCCGACCCCTTACCAAGGGCGTGACGGCTGA
- the queE gene encoding 7-carboxy-7-deazaguanine synthase QueE, whose amino-acid sequence MNTAPGRNTRLRLTEIFASVQGESTRVGLPTVFVRLTGCPLRCVWCDTAYAFSGGQFYPIDDIVRQVTAFGLRHVCVTGGEPLAQQGCSTLLTALCDAGFDVSLETSGALDISTVDPRVARIMDLKAPGSGEAAKNRWANIDQLRRSDEIKIVIADEADYAWAREQIATHRLTERCEVLFSPVAGQLDPAQLAEWIVRDRLPVRFQLQLHKVLWGDARGK is encoded by the coding sequence ATGAACACAGCCCCCGGGCGCAATACACGGCTGCGCCTGACTGAAATCTTTGCCTCGGTGCAGGGCGAATCGACCCGAGTCGGCCTGCCCACCGTGTTCGTCCGCCTCACCGGCTGTCCGCTGCGCTGCGTGTGGTGCGACACCGCCTACGCCTTCAGCGGCGGGCAGTTCTACCCGATCGACGACATCGTGCGCCAAGTGACCGCTTTTGGGCTACGCCATGTATGCGTCACGGGCGGCGAGCCGCTAGCCCAGCAGGGCTGTTCGACGCTGCTCACCGCGCTGTGTGACGCGGGGTTCGACGTGTCGCTGGAAACCAGCGGCGCGCTCGACATCTCCACGGTCGATCCACGTGTGGCGCGCATCATGGATCTCAAGGCCCCCGGCTCGGGGGAAGCCGCCAAGAACAGGTGGGCAAACATAGACCAGCTGCGCCGCAGCGACGAGATCAAGATCGTAATTGCCGACGAAGCCGACTACGCCTGGGCGCGCGAGCAGATCGCTACGCACCGGCTGACCGAGCGCTGCGAAGTGCTCTTCTCCCCGGTGGCTGGACAGCTCGACCCGGCGCAGTTGGCGGAGTGGATCGTGCGCGACCGCCTGCCGGTGCGCTTCCAACTACAACTGCACAAGGTGCTTTGGGGCGACGCCCGCGGCAAATGA
- the ybgF gene encoding tol-pal system protein YbgF codes for MKRLVPLAALLILPTVASAQLFGGGETQRQLDALRENVNQRLEASSRAQLELSSQNELLRAEVARLRGQIEVLMHEVESLKQRQKDFYVDLDDRLRRLEAPGGAAPQSAADPAAESAEYEGALNLLKAGQYREALAALNAFIAKYTQSSFLPGAHFWAGNAALQAKEVAAASNHFNTVLARWPADTVAPDAMLGLANSQQALGDAKAAQRTLQALVERYPESTAAKTARQRLGIR; via the coding sequence ATGAAACGCCTCGTTCCGCTGGCCGCCCTGCTCATCCTGCCCACTGTCGCCTCCGCTCAGTTGTTCGGCGGCGGAGAGACTCAACGTCAGCTCGACGCGCTGCGGGAGAATGTCAACCAGCGGCTCGAGGCTAGCAGCCGCGCGCAGCTCGAACTGTCCTCTCAGAACGAGCTGCTGCGCGCCGAGGTCGCCCGCCTGCGCGGGCAGATCGAAGTGCTGATGCACGAGGTCGAATCGCTCAAACAGCGCCAGAAGGACTTTTACGTCGACCTGGACGATCGCCTCAGACGGCTGGAAGCGCCCGGTGGCGCGGCGCCTCAATCGGCCGCCGACCCTGCGGCCGAATCGGCCGAATACGAAGGGGCGCTGAATCTACTCAAAGCGGGTCAATACCGCGAAGCCTTGGCCGCCTTGAACGCATTTATCGCCAAGTACACCCAAAGCAGCTTTCTGCCCGGAGCACACTTCTGGGCCGGCAATGCTGCGCTGCAAGCCAAGGAAGTGGCCGCTGCCAGCAATCACTTCAACACCGTTCTGGCACGCTGGCCGGCCGACACGGTCGCCCCGGACGCCATGTTGGGGCTGGCCAACAGCCAGCAGGCGCTGGGCGATGCCAAAGCTGCGCAACGCACCCTGCAAGCGCTGGTCGAACGCTATCCAGAAAGCACTGCCGCTAAAACCGCCCGCCAACGCCTGGGCATCCGCTAG
- the pal gene encoding peptidoglycan-associated lipoprotein Pal, translating to MKKLILPALLASLLAACSTTGTSDTSSAAVEDRAGAGVATVTAPGVSGSGIAALTDPNNILSKRSVYFDFDSFVIKPEFNKLIEAHARFLVQNPQMKMLIQGNTDERGSREYNLALGQKRADAIRRALTLLGVSESQIESVSLGEEKPRCTESNEACFAQNRRGDMLYSGEF from the coding sequence ATGAAGAAACTCATCCTGCCCGCACTGCTGGCTTCTCTGCTGGCTGCCTGCAGCACCACCGGCACATCCGACACCAGCAGCGCCGCTGTCGAAGACCGCGCTGGTGCAGGCGTGGCCACGGTGACCGCCCCCGGTGTTTCCGGTAGCGGCATTGCTGCGCTGACCGATCCGAACAACATTCTGTCCAAGCGCAGCGTGTATTTCGACTTCGACAGCTTCGTCATCAAGCCCGAGTTCAACAAACTGATCGAAGCACACGCCCGCTTCCTGGTGCAAAATCCGCAGATGAAAATGCTGATCCAGGGCAACACCGATGAGCGCGGCAGCCGCGAATACAACCTGGCGCTAGGCCAGAAGCGTGCCGATGCCATTCGCCGTGCGCTGACCCTGCTGGGCGTGTCCGAGTCGCAGATCGAATCGGTCAGTCTGGGTGAAGAAAAACCGCGCTGCACCGAAAGCAACGAAGCCTGCTTTGCGCAGAACCGCCGCGGTGACATGCTCTACTCGGGCGAATTCTGA
- the tolB gene encoding Tol-Pal system beta propeller repeat protein TolB — protein sequence MIKTLRTLRLVVAALAMAVAAAAHAQLSIEITGAGANRIPVAIPIFESESALPRGITDVVRADLERSGLFSLVDIGPVALPESVVPDLAGFRSRGADAILTGTVVPLPDGRFEVRFRLFDTQRQMELGAQALRMTPQQNRTTAHRIADFVYEKLTGQPGYFATRIAYVVKNGARYELQIADADGANAQAALISREPIISPAWSPDGQRLAYVSFEAKKPIIYIHTLATGQRQVVANFKGSNSAPAWSPDGRQLAVVLTKDGLSQLYLINADGSGLRRLASSAGIDTEPAFSPDGQWIYFTSDRGGSPQIYRIPVAGGAAQRVTFEGSYNVTPRPSPDGRTLAYVTRNNGRFQVAVLDLASRQTMILTDSARDESPSFAPNGRMILYASDNGGRGVLAAVSADGRVRQRLSVEAADVREPAWGPAPRP from the coding sequence ATGATCAAGACACTTCGCACCCTCCGCCTCGTTGTCGCCGCGCTGGCCATGGCTGTCGCGGCCGCCGCCCACGCCCAGCTCTCGATTGAGATCACCGGCGCGGGCGCCAACCGCATACCGGTGGCCATCCCCATTTTCGAAAGCGAAAGCGCCCTGCCGCGCGGCATCACCGACGTAGTCCGCGCCGACCTGGAACGCAGCGGATTGTTCAGCTTGGTCGACATCGGCCCGGTTGCCCTACCCGAATCCGTCGTGCCCGATTTGGCAGGTTTTCGCAGTCGCGGTGCGGACGCCATCCTCACCGGCACCGTGGTGCCCTTGCCCGACGGCCGCTTCGAAGTGCGCTTCCGGCTGTTCGACACGCAGCGCCAAATGGAACTGGGCGCTCAGGCCCTGCGCATGACCCCGCAGCAAAACCGCACCACCGCGCATCGCATTGCCGACTTCGTGTACGAAAAACTCACCGGTCAGCCGGGTTACTTTGCCACCCGTATCGCCTACGTGGTCAAAAACGGCGCGCGCTACGAGCTGCAAATCGCCGACGCGGACGGCGCCAACGCACAGGCGGCGCTGATCTCGCGCGAACCGATCATTTCCCCGGCGTGGTCGCCAGACGGACAGCGGCTGGCGTACGTATCGTTCGAAGCCAAAAAACCCATCATCTACATCCATACCCTGGCCACCGGTCAACGCCAGGTGGTGGCCAACTTCAAGGGCTCCAACTCGGCGCCGGCCTGGTCGCCCGACGGCCGCCAGCTTGCAGTGGTGCTCACCAAGGACGGTCTGTCGCAGCTTTATTTGATCAATGCCGACGGTTCCGGCCTGCGCCGGCTTGCGAGCTCGGCCGGTATCGACACCGAACCGGCGTTCTCCCCGGATGGTCAGTGGATTTACTTCACCTCCGATCGCGGCGGCAGTCCGCAGATCTACCGTATTCCTGTCGCGGGCGGCGCCGCCCAGCGGGTGACTTTCGAAGGCAGTTACAATGTCACACCGCGCCCGTCCCCGGACGGTCGCACGCTCGCCTATGTCACCCGCAACAACGGCCGCTTCCAGGTGGCCGTACTCGACCTTGCCTCGCGACAGACCATGATCCTCACCGATTCGGCGCGTGACGAATCGCCCAGCTTTGCGCCCAATGGCCGTATGATTCTCTATGCCTCCGACAACGGCGGGCGGGGAGTCTTGGCGGCCGTCTCGGCCGATGGGCGGGTCCGTCAGCGTCTGTCGGTAGAGGCCGCCGACGTGCGCGAACCCGCTTGGGGTCCGGCGCCGCGGCCATAA
- a CDS encoding energy transducer TonB: protein MNEYLSQREPPPGKWASLALAVAVHLALFAFLFFGLSWQSKEPGSLEVNLVAAPPAAKVQPSPQPRPEPPKSEPKPEPKPEPKPEPRPEPKPQAKAEPRPAPTPKVEPKPQPKPEVATKQPKPEPKPEPKPEPKPQPKPEPKPEPKPQPKPEPKPQPKPEPKRVEPTQPDYLKEMLERQTREAELTRMLRAEESRLAAARNAAAADAYRLAIATKVRGNLLRPPGLQGNPEAVFMVDQLPTGEVINVRLVRSSGIAALDDAIERAIRRSSPLPLPTDSALFERTLELKFRPLEDD from the coding sequence ATGAACGAGTACCTTTCCCAGCGTGAGCCGCCGCCGGGCAAATGGGCTTCGCTCGCCCTGGCCGTGGCTGTGCATCTTGCGCTGTTTGCCTTTTTGTTCTTCGGCCTGTCCTGGCAAAGCAAAGAGCCCGGCAGCCTGGAGGTGAACCTGGTCGCCGCCCCCCCGGCGGCCAAGGTACAGCCATCCCCGCAACCCAGGCCCGAGCCGCCAAAGTCCGAACCCAAGCCAGAGCCAAAACCCGAGCCCAAACCCGAACCGAGGCCGGAGCCGAAGCCGCAAGCCAAGGCTGAACCACGGCCTGCGCCCACGCCCAAAGTCGAGCCCAAGCCTCAACCCAAGCCGGAGGTCGCCACCAAGCAGCCCAAACCGGAGCCCAAACCGGAGCCCAAGCCCGAGCCGAAGCCTCAACCCAAGCCAGAACCCAAACCAGAGCCGAAACCTCAACCCAAACCTGAGCCCAAGCCGCAGCCCAAGCCTGAACCGAAACGGGTCGAACCCACGCAGCCGGACTATTTGAAAGAAATGCTCGAAAGACAGACCCGCGAGGCCGAGCTGACGCGCATGCTGCGCGCCGAAGAGTCCCGCCTGGCCGCTGCGCGCAACGCCGCCGCAGCCGACGCTTACCGGCTTGCCATCGCCACCAAGGTGCGTGGTAATCTGCTGCGCCCGCCGGGGCTGCAAGGCAACCCTGAGGCAGTGTTCATGGTGGATCAACTGCCCACCGGCGAAGTCATCAACGTGCGTCTGGTGCGCTCCTCGGGCATTGCCGCGCTGGACGATGCCATCGAGCGCGCCATCCGCCGCTCCAGCCCACTGCCGCTGCCCACGGACAGCGCCTTGTTCGAACGCACCCTTGAACTGAAATTCCGGCCGCTGGAAGACGACTAA
- the tolR gene encoding protein TolR has protein sequence MRQRRLMNQINVVPYIDVMLVLLVIFMVTAPMIQTGTIDVPTAGQSARPPAEAMIIEVAADRSLAVKRSANSTARKLSDLEFQRFLRETLETNPEQSFLIAADKTLPYQKVVDVLEAVRRAGVRKVSLQTASSQ, from the coding sequence ATGCGTCAGCGCCGCCTGATGAACCAAATCAACGTCGTGCCCTACATCGACGTGATGCTGGTCTTGCTGGTCATCTTCATGGTCACCGCGCCAATGATTCAAACCGGCACCATCGATGTGCCCACTGCCGGGCAATCCGCCCGCCCGCCCGCCGAAGCCATGATCATCGAGGTCGCGGCCGACCGCAGCCTGGCGGTCAAACGCTCGGCCAACAGCACGGCACGCAAACTCAGCGACCTGGAGTTTCAGCGGTTTCTGCGCGAAACCCTGGAGACCAATCCGGAGCAATCTTTTCTGATTGCCGCCGACAAAACCCTGCCTTACCAAAAGGTGGTCGATGTGCTCGAAGCGGTGCGCCGTGCCGGTGTGCGCAAGGTGAGCCTGCAGACCGCAAGCAGCCAATGA
- the tolQ gene encoding protein TolQ, whose translation MTVTQDLSIVSLIAQASVLVQLVMALLGGLSLVSWYWIFRKLFQIRSARAKTAEFERDFWSGGDLNALFQSANAARHHSGGMERIFEAGYREFTKLRAKSHDHDAIIEGARRAMRATYQREVDDLEAHLAFLASVGSVSPYIGLLGTVWGIMNAFRGLANMSSATLSHVAPGIAEALVATAIGLFAAIPAVVAYNRFAHDIDRISIRFESFMEEFSNILQRQLR comes from the coding sequence ATGACCGTCACACAAGACCTCTCCATCGTCAGCCTGATTGCCCAGGCCAGCGTCCTCGTCCAGCTCGTCATGGCCTTGCTGGGCGGCCTGTCGCTGGTATCCTGGTACTGGATTTTCCGCAAGCTGTTTCAGATCCGCTCGGCGCGTGCAAAAACCGCGGAGTTCGAGCGTGATTTCTGGAGCGGCGGCGATCTCAACGCCCTGTTCCAGTCGGCCAACGCCGCACGTCACCACAGCGGCGGCATGGAGCGCATCTTCGAGGCGGGTTATCGCGAATTCACCAAGCTGCGCGCCAAAAGTCATGACCACGATGCCATCATCGAAGGCGCACGTCGTGCAATGCGCGCAACCTACCAACGCGAAGTGGATGACTTGGAAGCCCATTTGGCTTTTCTCGCCTCAGTTGGCTCGGTATCGCCTTATATCGGCCTGCTCGGCACCGTGTGGGGCATCATGAACGCCTTTCGCGGACTGGCCAACATGAGCTCGGCCACGCTCTCGCATGTTGCCCCCGGCATTGCCGAAGCCCTGGTGGCCACCGCCATCGGCCTGTTCGCCGCCATTCCGGCCGTGGTCGCCTACAACCGCTTCGCCCATGACATCGACCGGATCAGCATCCGCTTCGAGAGCTTCATGGAAGAATTCTCCAATATCCTGCAGCGCCAGCTGCGCTGA
- the ybgC gene encoding tol-pal system-associated acyl-CoA thioesterase: protein MPDQTCFTWPIRVYYEDTDAAGVVYYANYLRFCERARTEWLRAAGFSQQRLIDERGLGFVVRSLSAKYRRPAVLDDALEVVSHIDSLGRASIDFVQRIMRGTTLLFEARVALACVDLAQAKPVALPEDVRAQLCRFVSA from the coding sequence ATGCCCGACCAGACGTGCTTTACCTGGCCGATCAGGGTCTACTATGAGGACACCGACGCCGCCGGAGTGGTGTATTACGCCAACTACCTGCGCTTTTGCGAGCGCGCACGCACCGAATGGCTGCGTGCGGCCGGTTTCAGCCAGCAGCGCTTGATCGACGAGCGCGGCCTGGGCTTTGTGGTGCGCTCGCTCAGCGCAAAATACCGTCGCCCGGCCGTGCTCGACGACGCCCTTGAAGTGGTTTCTCACATCGACTCGCTGGGCCGCGCCAGCATTGACTTTGTGCAGCGCATCATGCGCGGCACCACTTTGCTGTTCGAAGCCCGTGTGGCGCTCGCCTGCGTCGATCTTGCGCAAGCTAAACCCGTCGCCCTGCCGGAGGATGTCAGGGCCCAACTCTGCCGTTTCGTTTCAGCATGA
- a CDS encoding STAS domain-containing protein has protein sequence MVLPFFGKKPSPGTGSAGAPGAERGAQRPAAPPTELSTLDFTAGDAAHALARCAGLVEVQEMDSGVGAAFEEAAVLYANGNVEDAEKVLNAVLDGPSAQAGEGLWMMLLDLYKLTGQRERFESRVLDYATRFERSPPPWEDLSSQAARPRSDVAPLINLSGKLTGQAAAQFQQIGVIGRKSGAIRIDLSRLRSVDEDGCRLFLQLLQSLAADRVKVSVLKPSQLVNMLEGQIAAGRAENRDAWLLLLEMLQYAGEQERFEQFAVDYAITFEESPPSWMPKAQAAMSATQVDADAEKTPDGFCLEGEIAGAQAEGIRKLAAYAAERQRVDVDCSNLRRMDFVSAGTLFNILATLQAQGKLVVLHKVNAMVAALLRVMGVDQVAQVTLRN, from the coding sequence GTGGTTCTTCCATTTTTCGGCAAGAAGCCTTCGCCCGGCACCGGCTCGGCCGGCGCGCCTGGCGCCGAGCGTGGGGCGCAGCGACCGGCGGCTCCGCCGACAGAGCTGTCTACACTCGATTTCACCGCGGGCGATGCGGCGCATGCGCTCGCCCGCTGTGCCGGCCTGGTCGAAGTACAGGAAATGGATTCCGGTGTCGGTGCGGCTTTTGAAGAAGCCGCGGTGCTGTACGCCAACGGCAACGTGGAGGATGCCGAGAAGGTACTCAACGCGGTGCTGGATGGCCCGTCTGCTCAGGCCGGCGAAGGGCTGTGGATGATGCTGCTCGACCTGTACAAGCTCACTGGGCAGCGTGAGCGCTTCGAATCGCGCGTACTCGATTACGCCACCCGTTTTGAGCGTTCGCCCCCGCCGTGGGAAGACCTGTCCAGTCAAGCCGCGCGGCCGCGCAGCGATGTCGCTCCGTTGATCAACCTGTCGGGCAAGCTCACCGGGCAGGCGGCAGCCCAGTTCCAGCAAATCGGCGTCATCGGGCGCAAAAGCGGCGCGATCCGCATCGACTTGAGCCGTCTGCGCTCGGTAGATGAAGACGGTTGCAGATTGTTCCTGCAGTTGTTGCAGTCGCTTGCGGCCGACCGAGTGAAAGTCTCGGTACTCAAGCCCAGCCAATTGGTCAATATGCTCGAAGGGCAGATTGCCGCGGGACGGGCTGAAAACCGCGACGCTTGGCTGCTGCTGCTGGAGATGCTGCAGTATGCCGGCGAACAGGAGCGCTTTGAGCAATTTGCGGTCGATTACGCCATCACCTTCGAAGAGTCGCCGCCGTCCTGGATGCCCAAGGCGCAGGCGGCGATGAGCGCGACCCAAGTCGACGCGGACGCGGAAAAGACGCCCGACGGTTTTTGTCTGGAAGGCGAAATCGCCGGTGCGCAGGCAGAGGGCATCCGCAAGCTCGCGGCTTATGCGGCCGAGCGGCAACGGGTGGATGTGGACTGTTCGAATTTGCGCCGCATGGACTTTGTCAGTGCCGGCACGCTGTTCAATATTCTCGCTACCCTCCAGGCGCAAGGTAAGCTGGTAGTGTTGCACAAGGTCAATGCCATGGTTGCCGCATTGCTGCGAGTGATGGGTGTGGACCAAGTGGCGCAGGTCACTTTGCGCAACTGA
- the hslV gene encoding ATP-dependent protease subunit HslV — MEQYRGTTILSVRRGERVALGGDGQVTLGNIVIKATARKVRRLYQDRILAGFAGGTADAFTLFERFEAKLEKHQGNLLRSAVELAKDWRTDRMLRRLEAMLAVADREHSLVITGNGDVLEPEQGIVAIGSGGAFAQSAARALVENTALDPEEIVRKSLAIAADLCIYTNHSHVIETLG; from the coding sequence ATGGAACAATATCGCGGCACGACCATCTTGTCGGTGCGGCGCGGCGAGCGCGTCGCGCTCGGTGGCGATGGCCAGGTCACGCTGGGCAATATCGTCATCAAGGCGACCGCGCGCAAAGTGCGTCGGCTCTATCAAGACCGCATCCTGGCCGGTTTCGCAGGCGGTACGGCGGATGCCTTCACCCTGTTCGAACGTTTCGAGGCCAAGCTGGAAAAGCACCAGGGCAATTTGCTGAGGAGCGCGGTAGAGTTGGCCAAGGACTGGCGAACCGACCGCATGTTACGTCGCCTGGAAGCCATGCTGGCGGTGGCAGATCGTGAGCATTCGCTGGTGATCACCGGCAATGGCGATGTGCTGGAGCCGGAACAGGGCATCGTAGCCATTGGCAGCGGCGGTGCCTTTGCCCAGTCGGCGGCGCGCGCACTGGTCGAGAACACCGCGCTCGACCCGGAGGAGATCGTGCGCAAATCGCTCGCCATCGCGGCCGACCTGTGCATTTATACCAACCATAGCCACGTCATCGAGACGCTCGGTTGA